GTAccctgaaatttaaaaaatcggaTTTTTAATCGACAAGCAcacatattcattaaaataagatgACTGCGacgattaaaaataaccatggtattatacataatacggtATTACAATATGTTACGGTTGAtagattataatgttaattcgGAGTTATCCGTCACGGAATCCTGACCAAAAGGGAAATCCGAGCAAACGCTGTGCACAGCATGTCTGCACGTATAGATTCGGCAAACGATATCTTGTCTGGTATGGACGTGTATGACTAGCACCGTTTTCGTTTTAATTGATGGTATTTTGGCGGAATTGATTGTGCTTCCGTATAACAACGAGCACTGTGATCTCCgtgtaaacattatattacttacgATGTTCCGGAAACGCGAACGTAAAttactttgataataatatcgcattattaaattgttatttcgaCAACGGTGTAGGTATTAATTTCTAAGAACGGCAGATAATGGTGGTTTTCCATTTTGAAGAATGTGCGAGCGTGaaccgtaataattattgtagccTGTATGCAGACATTCTCGTCGTCATACGACATACCTGTGCAGTTATAGCAGCGCGACGACTTATcgtaaaattcatattagtggttaaatttgtaaaaaaaaaaaaccaatgtaCCAACAATAGAAATGAACAGATGTACCAGTTATGGCACATTGAAAGGCCTGAAAacaattttcgttttaaattaacaaaagaaaaatgtgtaggtaaaatatttattcatgtaactgaatattatagaaccattatgtatgataacataaaatataacgctTAGTCGAGTAGCATATTTTCTATTCCGACATTGAACTTTACGTCACAAGTGCGTTTTAGCCGCTGCAcagtacaataattgtatatgttgTGTAAACCGAAGtggtcattttaaatattcaattgctgttatttttagtttgaacctaaacataataataatatgacattttatttttattaagtagctaattatttttaaaaacaaaaaaaattagcgCACAagacgtgtaaaaaaaaaaatcactgtaCGTGCACTAAAGAttaaacaatgatataataatattatagccaaATTGTCTATGTCTATTATCCGCTATTACATTAAGTGTGTTATAATATCGTCTGACTGTGGTTTCGTTTTCGAAATAGATAAGCCGTGCGGGGCCCAACCGGAACGGAGGTCGGCTTTCGCAAAGATCGTTAACGGAAAAGACACGCGGGAAAACGAATTCGGTTGGGCGGCCACGTTGGCCCGTCGCGGTCAGTTCTATTGCGGCGGCACGCTCATCACCAAGAAGCACGTGCTCACCGCCGCCCATTGCGTCGAGAAGTGAGTAATAAGTGCACAGTAACTACCATTTACATACTTAGTgtataaatcacaattatattaagtctACCGCCATACAGAAAACATGATTATACGATCGGTTGGGGctctttaaaatctaaaatcatcCCAAATCGATACTTTTTATCCGTGGGTTCGTGTCACGCTGCAGTgctatttctaataatattcatcTTATTTTTCCAGTTTCAGTCCTAAAGATCTAACCGTGACCATCGGTGAACACGACCGGAAAGTCGATACCGGTCGCAAGTCCGTGCACCATGTAACCAAAATCCACCGGCACCAAGATTTCCGACTGAGCACATTTGACAACGATATCGCGATCATAGAACTTCGTGAAGCCGTATCCCTCAACAACCCGTGGGTGCGCGTAGCGTGCTTACCCAAGTCCTGTAAGTATCTTTAACGAATAGCAGTATACCAGTGTGCAATTGATTGCGGTGTGatctaaatttatatgtatatattatacttaaataaactcAACTAAACGGGATTTTCCCGCACGCAGCTGACACGTCTTACGAAGGTATCAAGGGAACCGTGATCGGATGGGGCAGATTGGGCGAACGCAAAAAGTCGTCCAACATCTTACAAAAAGTCGAAGTCCCAATCATATCGAACACGGACTGCAAGGACATGGGATATTCGCCAGAGAAGATCACCGGTAACATGATATGCGCTGGTTTCAAGGAAGGTCAATATGACGCCTGTCAGGTATAAAccgtattattttgataataataaatttccgataaaattgttttttttttgcggaTACTCGGAACTCCGTGCGcgtgaaaatgttaaataccCAGTACGAGTAAATTAGTTAccgtaaatgtattattttttttttttgcagggTGATAGTGGCGGACCAATGCACAGACGTTTAGATTCTTCTGATATCATGGAAGTCATcggtatgcataataatatatataaataattatgataataatatgttaccgtgcaattcatataatatactaatccATCGCGTGAATGTGTTACGATGTACAGGAATTGTGTCTTGGGGCAAAGGATGTGCCAGAGAAAACTATCCGGGAGTGTACACCAGAGTGGCCAACTACCTGGACTGGATTATGGATCACACGGGAGACGAATGCATCTGCGGAGCAGAAAGTTCCTGATCCCCCGTTTTTTCGTTACCTCAACTTCACcacttacattttaatataccacacttaaaattattataataattataattattattgttattattattattattattattattattacactcatGTGCATAACTAAGTATAAATcgaaacgtatattatatttatataatgttactgTATagcttataatgttattaaccaCCGAATATgattacctacattttaaaatattgttatatattaatttatatatacgatgTAAATTACGTAAAGTCTAGTCAACACACagctgtaaaattatatattgaattttaaatagcattaattaatacgattttaacattgttctatattattatatgcgtatGTTATACAGTACACCTTCCCTTCTTATACctaatgtacaataatgaCCGTACGCGTCAAAAGTTGGTTTCCGGTATCGGTTGGTTGCGCCGGCGCCCGCGCCATTTACTCCGGATATAAAACCGTGACAACCGAGccgttttattttctattattatattacatagccGCGTTTCCGCGGCGATTAACGGCTCTAAACggtataattatatgcaataaatGTTATCTGCGC
This sequence is a window from Rhopalosiphum maidis isolate BTI-1 chromosome 1, ASM367621v3, whole genome shotgun sequence. Protein-coding genes within it:
- the LOC113549863 gene encoding trypsin-like encodes the protein MHPTVAAALLIAAVQVVQVAGAYTPWDHLFDYRDEQVPDERPTKYCAACDKPCGAQPERRSAFAKIVNGKDTRENEFGWAATLARRGQFYCGGTLITKKHVLTAAHCVENFSPKDLTVTIGEHDRKVDTGRKSVHHVTKIHRHQDFRLSTFDNDIAIIELREAVSLNNPWVRVACLPKSSDTSYEGIKGTVIGWGRLGERKKSSNILQKVEVPIISNTDCKDMGYSPEKITGNMICAGFKEGQYDACQGDSGGPMHRRLDSSDIMEVIGIVSWGKGCARENYPGVYTRVANYLDWIMDHTGDECICGAESS